A single region of the Massilia sp. erpn genome encodes:
- a CDS encoding PilZ domain-containing protein, protein MSASTNDPNTVPAVRPTVLSLAIKEKAALYAAYMPFLKNGGMFVPTQKPYKIGDEIYLILSLMDDPNKYPIAGKVAWITPPGANNNKAQGIGVHFPDDESGKRTKLRIEEILGAALRSSRATHTL, encoded by the coding sequence ATGAGCGCTAGTACGAACGACCCCAATACCGTGCCTGCGGTGCGGCCCACGGTACTCTCACTGGCGATCAAGGAAAAAGCCGCCCTGTATGCGGCCTATATGCCCTTTCTGAAAAACGGCGGGATGTTTGTGCCGACGCAAAAACCGTACAAGATCGGCGACGAGATCTATCTGATCCTGTCGCTGATGGACGATCCGAACAAATACCCGATTGCCGGCAAGGTGGCGTGGATCACGCCGCCGGGCGCCAATAACAACAAGGCGCAAGGCATCGGCGTGCATTTCCCCGACGACGAATCGGGCAAGCGCACCAAACTGCGCATCGAGGAAATCCTGGGCGCAGCCCTGCGCTCCTCGCGCGCCACCCACACCCTTTAG
- a CDS encoding DNA polymerase III subunit delta' — MSGSVYPWQQGAWQQLQQLRQRMPHAILFHGAAGIGKSGFIEQFAQALLCENARPDGHACGECASCGWFLQQNHPDYRRIRPESMEDEVAGEGEEGEESKKAAKSKTPSKEIKIEQIRSLADFMNISTHRQGLRVVVLYPAEALNMPASNALLKTLEEPPPGTVFLLASNSLDRLLPTILSRCRKFAMPMPSHEEALAWLKEQGVPDADSWLREQGGAPLAAMAQAETGSREELEAFLQYLARPSVEGALRTADKLQKVPLSSLVSWQQRWLYDLFSCKLAGKIRYYPRYQRELAGLAEKIHISRLMAAIKGANDRRATSDHPLSPKLFIEDMLLDYTASCV; from the coding sequence ATGAGCGGGTCGGTCTATCCCTGGCAGCAGGGCGCCTGGCAGCAGCTGCAGCAGCTGCGCCAGCGCATGCCGCACGCCATCCTGTTCCATGGCGCGGCCGGCATAGGCAAGTCCGGTTTCATCGAGCAGTTCGCGCAAGCCTTGCTATGCGAGAACGCGCGTCCCGACGGCCATGCCTGCGGCGAGTGCGCCTCCTGCGGCTGGTTCCTGCAGCAGAACCACCCGGATTACCGCCGCATCCGTCCTGAATCGATGGAAGACGAGGTGGCGGGCGAGGGCGAGGAGGGTGAAGAGAGCAAGAAAGCCGCCAAGTCCAAGACGCCATCCAAAGAGATCAAGATCGAGCAAATCCGCTCGCTGGCCGATTTCATGAACATTTCCACCCACCGCCAGGGCTTGCGCGTGGTGGTGCTGTATCCGGCCGAGGCGCTGAATATGCCGGCCTCGAACGCCTTGCTGAAAACCCTGGAAGAACCGCCGCCCGGCACCGTCTTCCTGCTGGCGTCGAATAGCCTGGATAGGCTGCTGCCGACCATCCTGTCGCGCTGCCGCAAGTTCGCCATGCCCATGCCGAGCCATGAAGAAGCGCTGGCCTGGCTGAAGGAGCAGGGCGTGCCGGACGCCGACAGCTGGCTGCGCGAGCAGGGCGGGGCGCCGCTGGCGGCCATGGCCCAGGCGGAAACGGGCAGCCGCGAAGAGCTGGAAGCCTTCCTGCAGTATCTGGCCCGCCCCAGCGTGGAAGGCGCGCTGCGCACGGCCGACAAGCTGCAGAAAGTGCCGCTGTCCTCCCTCGTATCGTGGCAGCAGCGCTGGCTCTACGACCTGTTTTCCTGCAAACTGGCGGGCAAGATCCGGTATTATCCCCGTTACCAGCGCGAGCTGGCGGGGCTGGCCGAGAAGATCCACATCAGCCGCCTGATGGCCGCCATCAAAGGGGCTAACGACAGGCGGGCCACGTCCGACCACCCGCTGTCGCCCAAGCTGTTCATCGAGGATATGCTGCTGGATTACACTGCCAGCTGCGTCTGA
- the tmk gene encoding dTMP kinase, with protein sequence MTQTRGKFITFEGIDGAGKSTHIQFVADLIAARGVELVSSREPGGTPLGEKLRELVLHEKMHLETEALLVFASRREHIAQVIAPALERGAWVISDRFTDASFAYQGGGRGLDLAKIEALEQWVHPQLQPDLTFLFDVPLEVARARLDATRELDKFEREQSDFFSATRAEYLRRAEQYPQRFRVIDSSQTIPQIQAQLAEIMGQLA encoded by the coding sequence ATGACTCAAACACGCGGCAAATTCATCACCTTCGAAGGCATCGACGGTGCCGGCAAGTCCACCCACATCCAGTTCGTCGCCGATCTGATCGCGGCGCGCGGCGTGGAGCTGGTCAGCTCGCGCGAACCGGGCGGCACGCCGCTGGGCGAAAAGCTGCGCGAACTGGTGCTGCACGAGAAAATGCACCTCGAAACCGAAGCTCTGCTGGTGTTCGCCAGCCGCCGCGAACATATCGCCCAGGTCATCGCCCCGGCGCTGGAACGCGGCGCATGGGTGATTTCCGATCGCTTCACCGACGCCAGTTTCGCCTACCAGGGCGGCGGCCGTGGCCTGGACCTGGCCAAGATCGAAGCGCTGGAGCAGTGGGTGCATCCGCAGCTGCAGCCCGACCTGACCTTCCTCTTCGACGTGCCGCTGGAAGTGGCGCGCGCCCGCCTGGACGCCACCCGCGAGCTGGACAAGTTCGAGCGCGAACAGTCCGATTTCTTCTCCGCCACGCGCGCCGAGTACCTGCGCCGCGCCGAACAGTATCCGCAGCGCTTCCGCGTCATCGATTCCTCGCAGACCATCCCGCAGATCCAGGCGCAGCTGGCCGAAATCATGGGCCAGCTGGCATGA
- the mltG gene encoding endolytic transglycosylase MltG has protein sequence MAFITKTIACGMIAAIAAAGGFAWWVQEPITTEGDPIEFTISKGSGAHAAGQQMAEAGVPIQPLLFNLLARVTSRSNKLKAGTYELKPGTTPMKLVEQLVRGEFAQESLTIIEGWTFKQMRAAIAAHRGLKHDTVELSDRELMSRISTEYKNPEGLFFPDTYLFAKGSSELDIYRKAHSSLIQHLVTAWEKRDQNLPYANPYQALTMASIVEKETGQKSERTMIAAVFVNRLRLGMLLQTDPTVIYGMGARFDGNIRKKDLETDTPYNTYTRTGLPPTPISLPGLQSLTAAMSPAKSGALYFVARGNGTSQFSDNLTDHNRAVNQYQRQ, from the coding sequence ATGGCATTTATAACAAAAACCATAGCTTGCGGCATGATCGCCGCCATCGCGGCAGCGGGAGGATTTGCCTGGTGGGTGCAGGAGCCGATCACCACCGAAGGAGACCCGATTGAATTCACCATCAGCAAGGGCAGCGGCGCCCATGCGGCCGGCCAGCAGATGGCAGAAGCCGGCGTACCGATCCAGCCGCTGCTGTTCAATCTGCTGGCCCGCGTCACCTCGCGCAGCAATAAGCTGAAAGCCGGCACCTACGAGCTGAAACCCGGCACCACGCCGATGAAACTGGTCGAGCAGCTGGTGCGCGGCGAGTTCGCGCAAGAGTCGCTGACCATCATCGAAGGCTGGACCTTCAAGCAGATGCGCGCCGCCATCGCCGCCCACCGTGGCTTGAAACACGATACCGTGGAACTGAGCGACCGCGAACTGATGAGCCGCATCAGCACCGAATACAAGAATCCGGAAGGCTTGTTCTTCCCCGATACTTATCTGTTTGCCAAAGGTTCCAGCGAGCTGGATATCTACCGCAAGGCGCACAGCAGTCTGATTCAGCACCTGGTCACGGCCTGGGAGAAACGCGACCAGAACCTGCCGTATGCGAATCCCTACCAGGCGCTGACCATGGCCTCCATCGTGGAAAAGGAAACCGGGCAGAAGTCCGAGCGCACCATGATCGCCGCCGTCTTCGTCAACCGCCTGCGCCTGGGCATGCTGCTGCAGACCGATCCCACCGTGATCTATGGCATGGGCGCCCGCTTCGACGGCAATATCCGCAAAAAAGACCTGGAAACGGACACCCCTTACAATACCTATACGCGCACCGGCCTGCCGCCGACGCCGATTTCGCTGCCCGGACTGCAATCGCTGACGGCGGCGATGTCGCCGGCCAAATCCGGCGCCCTGTACTTTGTGGCGCGCGGCAACGGCACCAGCCAGTTTTCAGACAACCTGACCGACCATAACCGGGCGGTCAACCAGTATCAAAGACAATGA
- a CDS encoding folate-binding protein YgfZ, with protein MNNWNELLVPREHTLNPAELAVGFVAPVTDQGLIAFTGAESATFLHSQLTNDVEHLDRDEVRLAGYCSPKGRLLASFLMWRNEESVFLQLAREIQPALQKRLQMFVLRAKTKASDAGEGQVVLGLGGGQAEAVLQTWFDVMPARPYSKIEHPLGTLLRVADAFGAPRYLWLATPETVATAAPVLAERLNVGGNAAWRLSEIHAGVPQIAAATQEQFVPQMINLELLGGVNFKKGCYPGQEIVARSQYLGKLKRRTALVSVAADALPGVEVFSPTDPEQPCGMVVNAAPNGAGGSDALVEMKLDALESADVRLGAAGGPALQFLPMPYVLDKLDV; from the coding sequence ATGAATAACTGGAACGAACTTTTAGTGCCGCGTGAACACACCTTGAACCCGGCCGAGCTGGCCGTGGGCTTTGTGGCGCCCGTCACCGACCAGGGTCTGATCGCCTTCACGGGTGCGGAATCGGCCACTTTCCTGCATAGCCAGCTGACCAACGATGTGGAACATCTGGACCGGGACGAGGTGCGTCTGGCGGGCTACTGCTCGCCCAAGGGCCGCCTGCTGGCGTCCTTCCTGATGTGGCGCAACGAGGAATCGGTCTTCCTGCAACTGGCGCGCGAAATTCAGCCGGCCCTGCAAAAGCGTTTGCAGATGTTCGTGCTGCGCGCAAAAACCAAGGCCAGCGACGCCGGCGAAGGCCAGGTCGTGCTGGGCCTGGGCGGCGGCCAGGCGGAAGCCGTGCTGCAAACCTGGTTCGATGTGATGCCAGCCAGACCCTATTCGAAAATCGAGCACCCGCTGGGCACCCTGCTGCGCGTGGCCGACGCTTTCGGCGCGCCGCGCTATCTGTGGCTGGCGACGCCGGAAACCGTCGCCACCGCCGCACCGGTGCTGGCCGAACGCCTGAACGTGGGCGGCAATGCAGCTTGGCGCTTGTCAGAAATTCATGCCGGCGTGCCGCAGATCGCGGCAGCGACCCAGGAACAGTTCGTGCCGCAGATGATCAATCTGGAGCTGCTGGGCGGCGTGAACTTCAAGAAGGGCTGCTATCCGGGCCAGGAAATCGTGGCGCGCAGCCAGTATCTGGGCAAGTTGAAACGCCGCACGGCCCTGGTGTCGGTGGCCGCCGACGCGCTGCCCGGCGTGGAAGTGTTTTCGCCGACCGATCCGGAACAGCCTTGCGGCATGGTGGTGAACGCCGCGCCGAACGGCGCCGGCGGCTCGGACGCGCTGGTGGAAATGAAGCTCGATGCGCTGGAAAGCGCCGACGTGCGCCTCGGCGCGGCGGGCGGCCCTGCCCTGCAATTCCTGCCCATGCCTTACGTGCTGGACAAGCTCGACGTCTGA
- a CDS encoding DUF4936 family protein: MHDLYIYYQVREDGASALLPLVAALQSELAARYTLAPQLKRRPQAKNGLQTWMEVYPAAPAGFDTVLAQAVERSGILPLLAGPRHTEVFTDLISCV; encoded by the coding sequence ATGCACGATCTGTACATTTATTACCAGGTGCGGGAGGACGGTGCGTCCGCCCTGCTGCCCCTGGTCGCGGCCCTGCAATCCGAGCTGGCCGCGCGCTACACCCTGGCGCCGCAATTGAAGCGCCGCCCTCAGGCCAAGAATGGCCTGCAGACATGGATGGAAGTTTACCCCGCCGCGCCGGCCGGTTTCGACACCGTGCTGGCGCAGGCCGTGGAGCGTTCGGGCATTCTGCCTTTGCTGGCCGGGCCGCGCCACACCGAAGTATTTACGGATCTGATCTCATGTGTTTGA
- a CDS encoding NRDE family protein, whose translation MCLIVFAWQVVPGVPLIAAANRDEYYERAAAPAASWPEHPHIFAGRDLKAGGSWMGITRCEDAPGQEEAPPLRADCSNAATPQPVAPPSNCSPSRFAAITNIRAPQEHKDDAPSRGQLVADFLAGSMSALEYVEQIRESSTAYNGFNLVLCDGRDLVWFSNKGMDDERCGKPLPPGIYGLSNALLDSPWPKVLKTKAQFASLLCLGAPEEAYFEMLSDTTRAPDLRLPETGVPLELERVLSAVKIESPSYGTRSSTVVKLYANAPGVLHEVAVH comes from the coding sequence ATGTGTTTGATTGTTTTCGCCTGGCAGGTCGTGCCGGGCGTGCCGCTTATCGCCGCGGCCAACCGCGACGAGTATTACGAGCGCGCAGCCGCTCCCGCCGCCAGCTGGCCGGAGCACCCGCATATTTTCGCCGGCCGCGACCTGAAAGCCGGCGGCAGCTGGATGGGCATCACGCGCTGCGAGGACGCGCCCGGGCAGGAAGAAGCGCCGCCGCTGCGGGCCGATTGCTCCAATGCCGCCACGCCGCAGCCGGTGGCGCCGCCCAGCAACTGCTCCCCTTCGCGCTTTGCCGCCATCACCAATATCCGCGCGCCGCAGGAGCATAAGGACGATGCGCCTTCGCGCGGTCAACTGGTGGCCGATTTCCTGGCCGGGTCCATGAGCGCACTGGAATACGTGGAACAGATCCGCGAATCCAGCACCGCTTACAATGGCTTCAACCTGGTGCTATGCGACGGCAGGGACCTGGTTTGGTTCTCGAACAAAGGCATGGACGATGAGCGCTGCGGCAAGCCGCTGCCGCCTGGCATTTACGGCCTGTCCAACGCCCTGCTGGATTCGCCCTGGCCCAAGGTGTTGAAGACCAAGGCGCAATTCGCCAGCCTGCTCTGCCTCGGCGCGCCGGAAGAAGCCTACTTCGAGATGCTGTCCGACACCACCCGCGCGCCCGACCTGCGCCTGCCGGAAACCGGCGTGCCGCTGGAACTGGAACGCGTGCTGTCGGCCGTGAAGATCGAATCGCCCAGCTACGGCACGCGCAGCTCCACCGTGGTCAAGCTCTACGCCAACGCCCCCGGCGTGCTGCACGAAGTGGCCGTGCACTGA
- a CDS encoding DUF4214 domain-containing protein translates to MRFSLQIMLTAVLSGAIMLGNAATSASTAQFTAKLYTEGLGRIPDQSGWRGNLNYWGSVPCNAANLKASARDILSSSEFLSTSRSNHERAFRLYRAVLHRDASVSELNNTISQLNGGTSWVTVIDNLLNNAEFANRVPLYCSGRPSGWQATPPANLVLTSTGAVKDEASLRAALQSATPGMTVFLEQGATILLSQPINIPSGVVLATVGEPGSGKAPLLARIARNAAFTAPMINMQDNSKLTSVWVDGQRNRFGFIGGANIQASGNNTSVVRNLLTDSTGFTHLHNWTSAGLAACRNGSVSDNLITAYGSTHTGGGWSDGISVSCTNIIVERNSIVDATDVGIVVFRAHPDTQTSVVRNNWILNAGNSAYGGLVADPLNSLDTNFSSIYPLGTVLDFTGTQFNDNMVWSGPDVHLDFIISNGTRPWFGNSTYTGRGAKFYNNTSGSETVTAFVGISVSGMLQAQVQANAFLVRPGPANINNCGQRNVVVAPMPYANDAGSSIQPFTPVRADDKVVVGCIGH, encoded by the coding sequence GTGCGATTTTCTCTGCAAATTATGCTGACTGCGGTACTGTCTGGCGCCATAATGCTTGGCAATGCCGCCACCTCAGCATCCACCGCCCAGTTCACGGCAAAACTCTATACGGAGGGCTTGGGGCGCATACCGGACCAGAGCGGCTGGCGCGGCAATTTGAACTATTGGGGCAGTGTGCCCTGCAACGCCGCCAACTTAAAGGCTTCGGCACGCGACATCCTGTCTTCATCCGAATTCCTCTCAACATCCCGCAGCAACCACGAACGCGCTTTTCGCCTCTATCGCGCAGTGCTGCACCGGGATGCCAGCGTTAGCGAGCTGAACAATACGATCAGCCAGCTGAATGGCGGAACGAGCTGGGTCACGGTAATCGACAATCTGCTCAACAACGCTGAATTTGCCAATCGTGTGCCGCTGTATTGCAGCGGCCGCCCAAGCGGTTGGCAAGCAACGCCGCCGGCCAATCTGGTGCTGACCAGCACCGGAGCGGTGAAAGACGAAGCCTCTTTACGCGCAGCCTTACAAAGCGCCACACCGGGAATGACGGTCTTCCTGGAGCAAGGGGCGACGATCCTGCTTTCACAACCGATCAATATTCCAAGCGGGGTGGTCCTCGCAACCGTGGGGGAGCCTGGTTCTGGAAAGGCGCCGCTGCTGGCGCGCATTGCGCGTAACGCGGCGTTTACCGCCCCCATGATCAATATGCAGGATAACTCCAAGCTGACCAGCGTGTGGGTCGATGGTCAACGCAATCGCTTCGGTTTCATTGGCGGGGCGAATATCCAGGCTTCCGGCAACAACACCAGCGTGGTCCGTAACCTTCTGACCGATTCAACCGGCTTTACCCATTTACATAACTGGACCAGCGCCGGACTGGCTGCCTGCCGCAACGGCAGCGTTTCCGACAACCTGATCACCGCTTACGGCTCGACGCATACGGGTGGCGGCTGGAGCGACGGGATCAGCGTCTCATGCACCAATATCATCGTGGAGCGAAACAGCATTGTGGATGCCACCGATGTCGGTATCGTGGTGTTCCGCGCCCACCCCGACACCCAGACCTCGGTTGTACGCAATAACTGGATCCTGAATGCCGGGAACTCTGCGTATGGCGGACTGGTGGCTGACCCGCTGAATTCGCTGGACACCAACTTCTCATCGATCTATCCGCTTGGCACGGTGCTCGATTTCACCGGCACGCAATTCAATGACAATATGGTTTGGTCCGGTCCGGACGTGCATCTGGACTTCATCATTTCCAACGGCACCCGTCCATGGTTCGGCAACAGCACCTATACCGGCAGGGGCGCCAAGTTCTATAACAACACCAGCGGCAGCGAAACGGTGACAGCTTTTGTCGGGATCAGTGTCAGCGGTATGCTGCAGGCTCAGGTGCAGGCAAACGCTTTCCTGGTGCGCCCTGGTCCGGCCAATATCAATAATTGCGGACAGCGTAATGTCGTCGTCGCACCCATGCCTTATGCGAACGATGCCGGCAGCTCGATCCAGCCATTTACCCCCGTCAGGGCCGATGACAAAGTGGTGGTGGGCTGCATCGGTCATTGA
- a CDS encoding helix-turn-helix domain-containing protein, with product MDSLIAAAARFLAAGDALGALKRIALRADPPALALRGIAMAQLGEYPRSRELLRLAARGFGAPEALARARCLVAEAEVALAMRDFSASPRALNAAIDVLESHADRRNALQARLIAARRLLLLGRLGEAGKLLADLDTSALPPALAAVAALSAAELALRSLHMDTALPALSRAHEAARQSGVAALLAEVAEARAALERPAARHLQADSEQALCLGEVAALLASDALVIDACRRGLGVSGDWRPLVRRPVLFALAYALAAAWPADIERATLIARVFRLRHADESHRARLRVEIGRLRSLLAGLADIEATARGFLLKPRQGRSVAVLAPPIAGEQAALLALMSDGAAWSTSALALALDSSQRTVQRALAELEAEGRARSIGQTRSKRWLAPPLTGFTTILLLPSSLSVE from the coding sequence ATGGACTCCCTGATCGCGGCAGCCGCCCGCTTCCTCGCCGCCGGCGACGCGCTCGGCGCGCTCAAACGCATCGCGCTGCGCGCTGATCCGCCTGCGCTGGCCCTGCGCGGCATTGCCATGGCCCAGCTGGGCGAATACCCCCGTTCCCGTGAATTGCTGCGCCTGGCCGCCCGTGGTTTTGGCGCACCCGAGGCGCTGGCGCGCGCCCGCTGCCTTGTCGCGGAAGCGGAAGTAGCACTGGCGATGCGCGATTTCAGCGCTTCGCCGCGCGCGCTGAACGCTGCAATCGATGTCCTAGAATCCCATGCCGACCGGCGCAATGCGCTGCAGGCGCGGCTCATCGCCGCGCGCAGATTGCTGCTGCTTGGCCGCTTGGGCGAAGCCGGCAAGCTGCTGGCCGATCTCGATACCAGCGCTTTGCCGCCGGCCTTGGCGGCAGTGGCCGCACTAAGTGCAGCGGAACTGGCACTGCGTTCGCTGCACATGGACACAGCCTTGCCGGCGCTGTCGCGCGCGCATGAGGCCGCGCGGCAATCCGGCGTAGCAGCGCTGCTGGCCGAAGTGGCTGAAGCACGGGCCGCGCTTGAGCGTCCCGCCGCCCGCCATTTGCAAGCGGATAGCGAGCAGGCGCTATGCCTGGGCGAGGTGGCCGCATTGCTGGCTTCCGATGCGCTGGTGATCGATGCCTGTCGCCGTGGCTTGGGCGTCAGCGGCGACTGGCGGCCGCTGGTGCGGCGGCCGGTGCTGTTTGCCCTGGCTTACGCATTGGCGGCGGCATGGCCCGCCGATATCGAACGTGCAACGCTGATCGCCCGGGTTTTCCGCCTGCGCCACGCCGACGAGTCGCATCGCGCCCGCCTGCGGGTCGAAATCGGCCGGCTGCGCAGCCTTCTCGCGGGACTGGCGGATATCGAAGCCACCGCGCGCGGCTTCCTCCTCAAGCCGCGCCAGGGCCGCAGCGTGGCCGTGCTGGCGCCGCCGATAGCGGGCGAGCAGGCGGCGCTGCTGGCGCTGATGTCCGATGGCGCCGCCTGGTCCACCTCGGCGCTGGCGCTGGCCCTCGACAGCAGCCAGCGCACCGTGCAGCGCGCGCTGGCCGAGCTGGAGGCGGAAGGCCGCGCACGTTCCATCGGCCAGACCCGAAGCAAACGCTGGCTGGCGCCGCCCCTGACCGGATTCACGACAATCTTGTTACTCCCTTCATCGTTGTCAGTCGAATAA
- a CDS encoding GNAT family N-acetyltransferase has protein sequence MSIVQEVRYGVWDQLREHATPIRLEVFVQEQNVPAELEMDEMDAVCLHAVAFDAAGVAIGTGRLLPDGHIGRMAVRKSARGGGVGGALLQGLMAQAHARGDHAVVLNAQTRAAPFYQNHGFVQRGGEFDEAGIPHIEMTYSFK, from the coding sequence ATGAGCATAGTTCAGGAAGTCCGCTACGGCGTTTGGGATCAGTTGCGTGAGCACGCGACGCCGATCCGCCTGGAAGTGTTTGTGCAGGAGCAGAACGTGCCTGCCGAGCTGGAAATGGACGAGATGGATGCGGTCTGCCTGCATGCGGTTGCGTTTGACGCGGCCGGCGTGGCTATCGGCACCGGCCGCCTGCTGCCGGACGGCCATATCGGCCGCATGGCGGTGCGCAAGTCGGCACGCGGTGGCGGCGTAGGCGGCGCGCTGCTGCAAGGCCTGATGGCGCAAGCCCACGCGCGCGGCGACCATGCCGTGGTACTGAACGCCCAGACCCGCGCCGCGCCTTTCTATCAGAACCATGGCTTCGTCCAGCGCGGCGGCGAGTTCGATGAGGCGGGCATTCCCCATATCGAAATGACGTACAGCTTCAAGTAA
- a CDS encoding SDR family oxidoreductase: MKNFKDRVAVITGGASGLGREFAYEAHRRGMKLVLGDLQRDALERTMEDLRSKGAKVVGLSCDVRNGNEVQALADAAMEAYGAVHLVFNNAGVGSGGLIWENTESDWEWVLGVNVWGVIHGVRIFTRLMLDCARRDPDYEGHIVNTSSMAGLLCPPVMGVYNVSKHAVVALSESLYHDLALVDAPIGASVLCPYFVPTGINQSHRNRPEDVKMTDAPTASQLAAQAMTDKAVMSGKVMAQDVAEIVFKGIGDGQFYIFSHPQALGGVAQRMNDIVNQNNPADPYTATPQVRDALRGMMKLGVAKQ, translated from the coding sequence ATGAAAAACTTCAAGGACAGGGTCGCCGTCATTACCGGCGGGGCCAGTGGACTGGGCCGTGAATTCGCCTACGAGGCGCATAGGCGGGGCATGAAGCTGGTGCTGGGCGATTTGCAGCGCGATGCGCTGGAACGTACCATGGAAGACTTGCGCAGCAAGGGCGCCAAAGTGGTCGGCCTGTCCTGCGACGTGCGCAATGGCAACGAAGTGCAAGCCTTGGCCGATGCGGCGATGGAGGCTTACGGTGCGGTGCACCTGGTGTTCAATAATGCGGGCGTCGGCTCCGGTGGCCTGATCTGGGAAAATACCGAGTCCGATTGGGAATGGGTGCTGGGCGTGAACGTCTGGGGCGTGATCCATGGCGTGCGCATCTTCACCCGGCTGATGCTGGACTGCGCCAGGCGCGATCCGGATTACGAAGGGCATATCGTCAATACTTCCTCCATGGCCGGCCTGCTTTGCCCGCCGGTGATGGGCGTCTACAATGTGTCCAAGCATGCGGTGGTGGCGCTGAGCGAATCCCTGTATCACGATCTGGCGCTGGTCGATGCGCCCATCGGCGCCTCGGTGCTCTGTCCCTACTTTGTGCCGACCGGGATCAACCAGTCGCACCGCAACCGTCCCGAGGACGTGAAAATGACGGACGCGCCGACCGCCAGCCAGCTCGCCGCACAGGCGATGACGGACAAGGCGGTCATGTCGGGCAAGGTGATGGCGCAGGATGTGGCGGAAATCGTCTTCAAAGGCATCGGCGACGGCCAGTTCTACATCTTCTCGCATCCGCAGGCATTGGGCGGGGTGGCGCAGCGCATGAACGACATCGTCAATCAGAATAATCCGGCCGATCCGTATACGGCCACGCCCCAGGTGCGCGACGCCCTGCGCGGCATGATGAAATTGGGAGTTGCGAAGCAATGA
- a CDS encoding NADP-dependent oxidoreductase → MATYQRIVLASRPRGEIKAENFRLESVALPQLAEGELMVRVHYLSLDPYMRGRMSEAKSYAAPQPLDATMIGGTVGEVIASRNAQFAVGEFVAGMFGWSEVGVSDGSLLRKLDVSGIPLSAYLGAVGMPGMTAWYGMNQIMQPKAGETVVVSAASGAVGSAVGQLAKLRGCRAVGIAGGKEKCDYVVDELGFDACVDYKAGNLKADLKAAAPDGIDAIFENVGGEVFDTALGLTNAFARVALCGMIAGYNGEDVPIRNSRALLKNRVNLRGFIVTEHPELWPQGLAEMGALVAQGKLKYRESVAQGLAAAPEALIGLLKGRNFGKQLVKLI, encoded by the coding sequence ATGGCAACATACCAACGCATCGTTCTGGCATCCCGTCCCCGTGGCGAAATCAAGGCGGAGAACTTCCGGCTGGAGAGCGTGGCTTTGCCGCAGCTGGCCGAGGGGGAGCTGATGGTGCGCGTGCATTATCTGTCGCTGGACCCGTACATGCGCGGCCGCATGAGCGAGGCAAAGAGCTACGCCGCGCCGCAGCCGCTGGACGCCACCATGATCGGCGGCACGGTGGGCGAAGTGATCGCGTCGCGCAATGCGCAATTCGCTGTGGGCGAGTTCGTGGCCGGCATGTTCGGCTGGTCGGAAGTCGGCGTGTCTGACGGCAGCCTGCTGCGCAAGCTCGATGTATCCGGCATTCCATTGTCGGCGTATTTGGGCGCGGTCGGCATGCCCGGCATGACCGCTTGGTATGGCATGAATCAGATCATGCAGCCCAAGGCTGGCGAAACGGTAGTCGTATCGGCGGCCAGCGGCGCGGTGGGCAGCGCCGTGGGCCAGCTGGCCAAGCTGCGCGGCTGCCGCGCGGTAGGGATCGCCGGCGGCAAGGAAAAATGCGACTATGTGGTCGATGAGCTGGGCTTCGACGCTTGCGTCGACTACAAGGCAGGCAATCTGAAAGCCGATCTGAAGGCGGCCGCGCCGGACGGCATCGATGCCATTTTTGAAAATGTGGGTGGCGAAGTGTTCGATACGGCGCTGGGCCTGACCAATGCTTTCGCGCGCGTGGCCTTGTGTGGCATGATCGCTGGCTACAACGGCGAGGATGTCCCGATCCGTAATTCGCGCGCCTTGCTGAAAAACCGTGTCAACCTGCGTGGCTTCATCGTCACCGAGCACCCGGAGCTGTGGCCACAAGGCCTGGCTGAAATGGGCGCTCTCGTCGCGCAGGGTAAGTTAAAGTATCGTGAGTCGGTGGCGCAAGGCCTCGCGGCCGCGCCAGAAGCGTTGATTGGACTGCTCAAGGGCAGAAACTTCGGCAAACAACTGGTGAAACTCATCTGA